One Pseudomonas sp. HOU2 genomic window carries:
- a CDS encoding polyamine ABC transporter substrate-binding protein, whose protein sequence is MRLLKSMVPAALALLCSTAALAQPQVSVYNWTDYIGETTLADFQAKTGIKVIYDVFDSNETLEGKLLAGRTGYDVVVPSNHFLARQVKAGAFLKLDREQLPNWKNLDPKLLELLEKNDPGNQHSVPYLWGTNGIGYNVDKVKAVLGIDHIDSWAVLFEPENLKKLTQCGVSMMDSADEVFPAILNYMGMDPRSENPEDYKKAEAKLLSIRPYITYFHSSKYVSDLANGDICVAFGYSGDVFQAANRAKEAKNGVNIAYAIPKEGANLWFDLLAIPADASNTKEAHAFINYLLDPQVIAKVSASVGYANPNPAAKQYMDQALVNNPEVYPSQAVLDKLYISSTPPQSIMRLMTRSWSKVKSNK, encoded by the coding sequence ATGCGTCTATTGAAATCCATGGTTCCCGCCGCGCTGGCGCTGTTGTGCAGCACCGCTGCCCTGGCCCAGCCACAGGTCAGCGTCTACAACTGGACCGACTACATCGGTGAAACCACCCTCGCCGACTTCCAGGCCAAGACCGGGATCAAGGTGATCTACGACGTGTTCGACTCCAACGAAACCCTGGAAGGCAAGCTGCTCGCGGGCCGCACCGGCTACGACGTGGTGGTGCCATCCAACCACTTTCTCGCACGTCAGGTGAAGGCCGGGGCGTTCCTCAAACTCGATCGCGAGCAGTTGCCGAACTGGAAAAATCTCGATCCCAAGTTGCTCGAATTGCTCGAAAAGAACGACCCGGGCAACCAGCACTCGGTGCCGTATCTGTGGGGCACCAACGGCATCGGCTACAACGTCGACAAGGTCAAGGCTGTGCTCGGCATCGATCACATCGACTCCTGGGCCGTGCTGTTCGAGCCGGAGAATCTGAAGAAACTCACCCAGTGCGGCGTGTCGATGATGGACTCGGCGGACGAAGTGTTCCCGGCGATCCTCAACTACATGGGCATGGACCCACGCAGCGAAAACCCGGAAGACTATAAAAAGGCTGAGGCGAAACTGCTGAGCATCCGCCCGTACATCACCTATTTCCATTCCTCGAAATACGTGTCCGACCTGGCCAATGGCGACATCTGCGTAGCCTTCGGCTATTCCGGTGACGTGTTCCAGGCGGCCAACCGCGCCAAGGAAGCCAAGAACGGCGTGAATATCGCCTACGCCATTCCGAAGGAAGGCGCCAACCTGTGGTTCGACCTGCTGGCAATCCCGGCCGACGCCAGCAACACCAAGGAGGCCCACGCCTTCATCAATTACCTGCTCGATCCGCAAGTGATCGCCAAGGTCAGCGCTTCGGTCGGTTACGCCAACCCGAACCCGGCCGCCAAGCAGTACATGGATCAGGCGCTGGTGAACAATCCTGAGGTCTACCCGTCCCAGGCGGTGCTGGACAAGCTCTACATCTCCTCTACCCCGCCCCAGTCGATCATGCGTCTGATGACCCGGTCCTGGAGCAAAGTGAAGTCGAACAAATGA